The Lysobacter helvus nucleotide sequence GCGCTGATCGCCTCGCGCACCGGCGCGCTCACGCCCGAAGCCGCGCATGCAAAGGGCCTGCCCGTGCTGCTGGTGCAAGGCGGCATCCACGCCGGCGAGATCGACGGCAAGGACGCAGGCTTCCGCGCCTTGCGCGCGCTGCTCCAGGGCAAGGCCTCGGCCGGTGCGCTCGACAAGCAGGTGCTCGTGTTCGTGCCGGTGTTCAACGTCGACGGCCACGAACGCTTCGGCGCATGGAACCGCCCCAACCAGCGCGGCCCCGAGCAGATGGGCTGGCGCACCACCGCGCAGAACTACAACCTCAACCGCGACTACGTGAAAGCCGACGCGCCGGAGATGCAGGCGATGCTGCGGCTGGTCGATGCGTGGGATCCGATCGCCTACATCGACCTGCACGTCACCGACGGCGCGAAGTTCGAACACGACGTCGCGATCCAGGTCGAACCCGTGCATGCCGGCGATGCCGACCTGCGAGCCGCGGGCCGCGCGTTCCGCGACGCCGTGATCGCCGATGTCGAAAAGCACGGCGGCCTGCCCCTGCCCTTCTATCCCTCGTTCGTCGAAGGCGACAACCCCGCATCGGGCTTCGTCGACGGCGTGTCGCCGCCGCGGTTCTCCACCGGCTACTTCCAGTTGCGCAACCGCTTCGGGATGCTGGTCGAAACGCATTCGTGGCGGAACTACAAGCATCGCGTGAAGACCACGTACGACACCGTGCTCGCCGTCGTCGACCAGGTGGCCGCGCACGGCCAGGACTGGCTGCGCATCGCCGCCGCCGCGGACGCGCGCTCGCTCGCCGGGCAGCCGGTGCCGCTGGATTACGCGGCCACCGACAAGGTCCGCACGATCGACTATCGAGGCTACAAGTACACGCGCACGCCGTCGGACGTGTCCGGCGCGCTGATGACGCACTACGACGAGACCAGGCCGGAAATCTGGAAGCTCCCGCTGCGCGACGACGTGCAGCCCGGGCACCTGGCCACCGCGCCGCAGGCCGGTTACCTCGTGCCCGCGGCGCACGCGGCGTGGGTGGGCGCGAAGCTGAAGGTGCACGGCATCGCGTTCACCGTCGTCGACCACGCCTTGCCGAAGCGTGGCGTGCAGGCGTTCCGCGCGACGAAGACCCAGTTCTCGCCGCGCTCCAACGAAGGCCACCAGATGCTCACCGTCGAAGGCGCGTGGCAGCCCGAGACGCGCGACGTCGCCGCCGGCGCGCTGTTCGTGCCGATCGCGCAGCCGAAGGCGCGCCTGGTGATGGCGCTGCTGGAACCGCAGGCACCGGACGCGCTCGCCGCATGGGGCGAATTCAACACAGCGTTCGAGCAGAAGGAATACATGGAGTCCTACGTCGCCGAAGACGTGGCGCGCGAGATGCTGAAGGACCCGAAGGTCAAGGCGGCGTTCGACGAAGCATTGAAGGATCCCGCGTTCGCGAAGGATCCCGACGCGCGCCTGGCGTTCTTCGCCAAGCGGCATTCGTCGTGGGACGAGCGCTTCAACCTGTATCCGGTGCTGCGCCTGGACACGGCGCCCTGAGGCTCAGTGGCGCTTGAAGTACTGGACCTCGCGTTCGTGCTTCTCCGCCGCGGCGCGGCTGTCGAACGTGCCGAGGTTGCGGCGCTTGCCGGTCTTCGGATCGACCTTGCGCGAGTACAGGCGGTACTGGCCGTTGGCGAGTTTGCGGATCATGGCGGGCCTCCGGGTCGCGGTGCCCGTCCATGACAACGCGGCCTGCGTGAAGAACGCGCGGGCGGCCGTGCGGCGTACGATGGCGCCGCCTGTCGAACGGAAACCCTGGCCATGATCGCCGTGCGCACCGCCCTCGCTGCCGTCCTCGTCGCATCGCTCGCCGGTTGTCCGCAGGAAGTGCCGCCGATGGCGCCTGCGGATACGCCCATGCCCACGGAATCGAATTTCATCCACGGCCGCGCGTCCTACCTCGAACGCATCAAGATCCCGCCGGGCGCGGATTTCACCGTGCAACTGATCGACAACCAGCTCGCCGACACGCCGAAGGCCGTGATCGCGACGACGACGCTCGAGGATGTCGCGGGCCCGCCGTACGATTTCGCGCTGCAATACGATCCGGCAAAACTCCGCCCGAACGGGCAGTACGGTTTGAGCGCGACGTTGCGCGGTGCGGATGGCGGCTTGCTGTTCGTCACCGGCACGCGCGTGCCGGTGACGATCGGCGACACGAAGGTGGTCGAGTTCCGCATGGTGCGGGCGAGCGCAGGCGATGCGCCGCAGCCGGCGGCGCAGCTCAACCGCACGCAGTGGACGTGCGGTGGCATGACGTTCGCAGCCGTGTTCGACATGACGAACGGACGCGTGGAACTCGCGTTGCCGGATGGCGCGTTGTCGTTGCCGCAAGCCGTGTCGGCGTCCGGCGCGCGCTACAACGACCACCTCGGCAACGAATTCTGGACGAAGGGCAGCAGCGGCACGCTGACGCGCGCGGGCGGCAAGAAATCCGATTGCGTGCAGGCCGACGCGAAGCCCGCGAGCGGATCGGTGTGGGACAAGGCGAAGGCGCGCGGCATCGCGTTCCGCGCGATCGGGACGGAACCAGGCTGGCTCGTCGAAGTCGGCCAGGGCGAAACGCCGATGCTGCATGCCGAACTCGATTACGGCGAACACAAGTTCGACGCGAAGGTGCAGATGTTGTCGGGCTTGCTGGGGTACGCCTCGACGCAAGGCCAACCGATGCGCCTGGTGCTGGAGCGCAAGGCGTGCAGCGACGGCATGAGCGACGAGCGCTACCCGGTGGATGCGACGTTCGAAGTCGGCGCGAAGCGGTACCGCGGGTGCGGCCGTTTCCTCGACTGACGCGTCAGCAGTCCAGGTACTTCCAGTTCCGCACTTTCCCTTCGGCCATCCACGCGACCGCCTGCGCCAAGCGCTTCGCCCGCGTCTCTTCGCGCTTGGCTTCCTCGATCCAGCCGATGTATTCCCGTTGCTGGCCGGGCGGGAAGCTTTCGAAGGTCTTGCGCGCCTTCGCGTTCTTCTTGAGCGCGGCCAGCAGGTCCTCCGGCGCCTGCGGCGGCGGCTTCGGCGCGGACTTGCGCGCGGCCGGCGCCTTCACCTTGTCGACGTTGAGTTGCATCGCACGCTTGATGTGCGCCAGCAATGTCTTCTTCGGCGGCAGGTCCTTGAGCGACGTCATTTTCCCGTAACTGCCCATGCCATCGCGCGGCGCGCCCTCGCCCACCACGAGCGCGTGCTTCCAGTACCCGAACGACGCGTGCTGCTTGAACGCCGCCATCCCGCACAGGATGCCGCCGCCGTACACGAACGTCGGCATGCTCCACTTCATCGTTTCCTCCACATCCGGGCACGCCTCGTGGACGATGGCGCGCACGCGTTCGAGGATGGGCCGCGCGAAGTCGGCCTGGGCGGCGATGTAGGCGTCGATGCGGGGGTCGGTGGTCATGGGGTCCTCCGGCGCACATCCTGCGGGGATCGCCTCACGCCCGCAACGCCCAGCGCCCCAACACCTCGTACGCCCCTTCCGCACTCGCCATCAGCACGAATCCGTCCACCTGCCAGCGCAACGGCGCAATGGCCGACGGCACCGCGCGTTTCGGATCGCGCAGGATCGTCACGTGCGGCACGAAGCGCTCCTCCTCGCGCATCGGCACGGCATGCGCGCGGCACGATTCCGTGAGCGCGTCGTGCAACGCCTGCAAGGGCCGCGGCGTCACCGCACAGCCGAGCCAGCCGATGCGACGGCCGAAGCGGTCCGCGCGATCGAGTTCGAATGCAAACGGCACGCTTGCGATCGCATCGCCCGCCGCGCGCGCCGCCGCGACGACATCGTCCGGCAGCGGATCCGTGAAGCCCTGCAGGAAGCGCAACGTCATGTGCAGTTTCGCGGGCTTCGTCGCGCGGCCGCCCCACGCCAGGTGGAGGCGCGCGGCGTCGTTGGCGATCGCGTCGCGCAGCGCCGCATCCGGTGCGAGGGCGAAGAACAGGTGGCGCATCGTGACGACCGATGATCCTCGGAAGGAGTATCGTGCGCCCGGTCCCCACTGGAAGGCGACATGCGCCGACACCTGCGCAATCCCTGGATCTGGGTGGCGGCCGCGATCCTGTTCGCGGCGTGGCTGTTCTGGCCGCGCACCGTGCAGTCGCCGGCGCCGCACGAAGTCCCGCCCGCACAATCGGCCCCCGCCACCGGCGGCGTGGCGGTCGCGGACAGCGCCGCAGTCGACACCGCGCCCCGATCCGCCCCCGCGCTCGACCTGCCGCCCGAAGCGCTGCACACCCTGCAACTGATCGCGCGCGGCGGCCCGTTCCCGCACCGGCAGGACGGCCAGGTGTTCGGCAACCGCGAACGCCTGCTGCCTCCGAAACCGCGCGGCTACTACCACGAGTACACCGTGGAAACGCCGGGCGCCGGCAACCGCGGCACGCGGCGCATCATCACCGGCGGACAGCCGGTCGAAGCCTGGTACTACACCGACGATCACTACGCGTCGTTCCGCGCGTTCGATGGAGCGCGCGCACGATGAGCGAATCGGGTTGGGAACTGGGGCTGTCGGACGCCGAGAACGCGGGCGTCTATTTCGTCACCGCCGATGACCTCGACACGCTCGGCGTCGCCGCGCGCGATGCGGGCCTGCACGTGCGCCGCATCGACCTGTCCGGCGGCGAGAAGCAGGCGATCCTGATGCGCATCGCGACCGCGCTGGACTTCCCGCGCACCTACGGCCGCAACTGGGATGCGTTGTCCGATGCGCTGCGCGACCTGTCGTGGATGCCGGGCACGGGCTACACGCTGCTGTTCGAGAACGCCGGCGACCTGCAGCAGGACGAAGGCGAAGACTTCGACACGCTGCTGGAGATCCTGGAGGAATGCGCGCAGGACTGGGGCAAGAGCGACGTGCCGTTCTGGTCGTTCCTGGCGCTGCCCGAATCGGTGTTCGACGAGATCGACGCGGCGGCCTCGCAGGACCACTGATCAGCCGGCGTCGAGCTCCGCCCAGCGCGCGTACGCGGTGTCGAGTTCCGCCTGCGCCTTCGCCAGGTCCGCGTTGTGCGCCACGATCGCGGTGCTGTCGCGCTGGAAGAACGTTGGCGCGTTCATCGCGTCGGTGAGCGCGGCCACTTTGGCTTCCAGCGTTTCGATCCGCGCCGGCAGCTGCTCGAGTTCCTTCTGTTCCTTGAAGCTCAGACGGCGTTTGGCGGCGGGTGCGGGCGTCGGCGGCGGTGCGGCGACGCGTTCCGAGTTCGGCGTATCGCGCACGAGCCGCGACGCAAGGTTGGCACTCGCCGGCGCGGGCCGCTGGCGCAGCCAGTCGGTGTAACCGCCGACGTATTCGCCGACCTTGCCGTCGCCTTCCATCACCAGCGTGGACGTCACCACGCGGTCGAGGAAGTCGCGGTCATGGCTCACCAGCAGCAGCGTGCCGGCGTAATCGCCGAGCAGTTCTTCCAGCAGTTCGAGCGTTTCGACGTCGAGGTCGTTGGTGGGTTCGTCCATCACCAGCAGGTTGGACGGCTGCGCAAACAGGCGCGCGAGCAGCAGGCGGTTGCGTTCGCCGCCGGACAGGCGCGTGATCGGGGCGCGCGCGCGTTCGGGCGTGAACAGGAATTCCTGCAGGTAGCCGAGCACGTGCTTGCGCTTGCCGCCCACTTCCACGAAGTCCTGGCCTTCCGACACGTTTTCCATCGCGGTCCAGTCTTCGCGCAAGGTGGCGCGTTGCTGGTCGAAGTACGCGATCTGCAAGCCGGTGCCGGGCTTGACGATACCGGCCTGCGGGGTGAGTTCGCCGAGCAGGAGTTTGAGCAGCGTGGTCTTGCCGCTGCCGTTGGGGCCGATCAGGCCCACGCGGTCGCCGCGGAAGATCGTGGTGGAAAGATCACGCACGAGGGTGCGTTCGCCGTACGCGAACGTCACGTCCTTCGCTTCGATCACCTTCTTGCCGGACGCCTCGCCCTGCGAAGCTTCCATGCGGACCTTGCCGGTGGCGTCGCGGCGCGCGGCGCGTTCGTTGCGCATGGCCTCCAGCCGGCGCACGCGACCTTCGTCGCGCGTGCGGCGCGCCTTGATGCCCTGGCGGATCCACGTTTCTTCCTGCGCCAGCAGCTTGTCGAAGCGCGCGTTCTCCTGCGCTTCGGCGTTGGCGCGTTCCTCGCGGCGGCGCTGGTAGTTGTCGTAGTCGCCGGGCCAGCTGGTGAGGCCGCCGCGGTCGATCTCGACGATGCGCGTGGCCAGCGCGCGCAGGAAGCGCCGGTCGTGCGTGACGAACACCAGGGCGCCGTTCCAGTTCTGCAGGAACTGTTCGAGCCAGTCGATCGATTCGATGTCGAGGTGGTTGGTGGGTTCGTCGAGCAGCAGCAGGTCGGGGCCCGACACCAGCGCGCGCGCGAGCAGCACGCGGCGCTTCATGCCGCCGGACAGGCGCGCGAACACGACCTCGCCGTCGAGCTGCAGGCGGTCGAGGATTTCCTCCACCTTGCGATCGAGCGACCAGGCATGCGCGGCTTCCACCTTCGCCTGGATCCGCGAGAGCGCGTCCATGTCGACGTGCTCGGCGTGCGCGATGTGGTGGTATTCCGCGAGCAACGCACCGGCTTCGCCGAGCCCGGCGGCGACCACATCGAACACCGTGCCCTGCGCACTGGCGGGCACTTCCTGTTCCAGGCGCGCGACGCGGCGGCCGTTTTCCAGGCGCACCTCGCCGTCGTCGGGCCGCAGGTCGCCGGACAGCAGCTTGAGCAGCGTGGACTTGCCCGCGCCGTTGCGGCCGATGAGGGCGATGCGTTCGCCGGGTTCGATGGACAGGGCGACGTCGTCGAGCAGGAGGGGACCGCCGACGGAGTAGTCGACGCCCTGGAGGGTGATCAAAGGCATCCCGGCATTCTACGGGGTTACCCTCCCCGGCCCTCCCCTGCTGTCGCACGGGAGGGAGAAGATCTGTCAGCTGCTGCAGCTGAGCATCGAGCAACCGGCCTTGTCGCGGGCCCAATCGGGGCGGCGTCGCGCGAATTCTTCCCGGCCGGGCTGCTCGTCGTAGGGGCGGCGCATGACGTCGAGGAGTTCCGCGATGCCGGCTTCGTCGCCCTGCCCGGCCCGATCGATGACCTGCTGCGCGAGGTAATTGCGCATCACGAACTTCGGATTGACGGCGTCCATCGCGGCGCGACGCTCGGCGGCCGGGCGCGCATCTTCACGCAGGCGCGCGGCATGCAGGGTCAGCCATTCGACGAAACCC carries:
- the thpR gene encoding RNA 2',3'-cyclic phosphodiesterase, with the translated sequence MRHLFFALAPDAALRDAIANDAARLHLAWGGRATKPAKLHMTLRFLQGFTDPLPDDVVAAARAAGDAIASVPFAFELDRADRFGRRIGWLGCAVTPRPLQALHDALTESCRAHAVPMREEERFVPHVTILRDPKRAVPSAIAPLRWQVDGFVLMASAEGAYEVLGRWALRA
- a CDS encoding YdeI/OmpD-associated family protein, with protein sequence MTTDPRIDAYIAAQADFARPILERVRAIVHEACPDVEETMKWSMPTFVYGGGILCGMAAFKQHASFGYWKHALVVGEGAPRDGMGSYGKMTSLKDLPPKKTLLAHIKRAMQLNVDKVKAPAARKSAPKPPPQAPEDLLAALKKNAKARKTFESFPPGQQREYIGWIEEAKREETRAKRLAQAVAWMAEGKVRNWKYLDC
- a CDS encoding barstar family protein — protein: MSESGWELGLSDAENAGVYFVTADDLDTLGVAARDAGLHVRRIDLSGGEKQAILMRIATALDFPRTYGRNWDALSDALRDLSWMPGTGYTLLFENAGDLQQDEGEDFDTLLEILEECAQDWGKSDVPFWSFLALPESVFDEIDAAASQDH
- a CDS encoding ribonuclease domain-containing protein, with amino-acid sequence MRNPWIWVAAAILFAAWLFWPRTVQSPAPHEVPPAQSAPATGGVAVADSAAVDTAPRSAPALDLPPEALHTLQLIARGGPFPHRQDGQVFGNRERLLPPKPRGYYHEYTVETPGAGNRGTRRIITGGQPVEAWYYTDDHYASFRAFDGARAR
- a CDS encoding M14 family metallopeptidase — its product is MSRPTFALLAASLALACAMPAFGAKPDLTTVAERSGDVRTGRYDEVIQLCAAFAQAYPDAVRCIDFGTTPEGRPMKALIASRTGALTPEAAHAKGLPVLLVQGGIHAGEIDGKDAGFRALRALLQGKASAGALDKQVLVFVPVFNVDGHERFGAWNRPNQRGPEQMGWRTTAQNYNLNRDYVKADAPEMQAMLRLVDAWDPIAYIDLHVTDGAKFEHDVAIQVEPVHAGDADLRAAGRAFRDAVIADVEKHGGLPLPFYPSFVEGDNPASGFVDGVSPPRFSTGYFQLRNRFGMLVETHSWRNYKHRVKTTYDTVLAVVDQVAAHGQDWLRIAAAADARSLAGQPVPLDYAATDKVRTIDYRGYKYTRTPSDVSGALMTHYDETRPEIWKLPLRDDVQPGHLATAPQAGYLVPAAHAAWVGAKLKVHGIAFTVVDHALPKRGVQAFRATKTQFSPRSNEGHQMLTVEGAWQPETRDVAAGALFVPIAQPKARLVMALLEPQAPDALAAWGEFNTAFEQKEYMESYVAEDVAREMLKDPKVKAAFDEALKDPAFAKDPDARLAFFAKRHSSWDERFNLYPVLRLDTAP
- a CDS encoding YbaY family lipoprotein; protein product: MIAVRTALAAVLVASLAGCPQEVPPMAPADTPMPTESNFIHGRASYLERIKIPPGADFTVQLIDNQLADTPKAVIATTTLEDVAGPPYDFALQYDPAKLRPNGQYGLSATLRGADGGLLFVTGTRVPVTIGDTKVVEFRMVRASAGDAPQPAAQLNRTQWTCGGMTFAAVFDMTNGRVELALPDGALSLPQAVSASGARYNDHLGNEFWTKGSSGTLTRAGGKKSDCVQADAKPASGSVWDKAKARGIAFRAIGTEPGWLVEVGQGETPMLHAELDYGEHKFDAKVQMLSGLLGYASTQGQPMRLVLERKACSDGMSDERYPVDATFEVGAKRYRGCGRFLD